The Nostoc sp. PCC 7524 nucleotide sequence ACATCGCCATCAATTTAGTTAGTTACTTAGTGCAGAATCCCTTAAAAGCACCAGCCGCCCCTAGCCCTTATTCACCATTAATTGCTAAATCTGCACAATTACCAATTATTTTACCCCAGAGTCTAGCCCATGCCGGAATCTTGCTAAGTTTAATAGCAGCCGGGATATTGTGGGTATTGTTAGTGCGATCGCCTTTAGGATACCAAATTACCGCCGTCGGATTTAACCCCACCACCGCCCGTTACGCCGGCATTTCCGTAGAACGTACCATCATGTTAGTCATGTCCTTAGCTGGTGGTTTAGCAGGGTTAGCCGGTGCCTCAGAAGTCATGGGGTTGAAGTATCGCTTATTTGAACAAGTTTCACCCGGTTACGGCTTCGATGCCATTGCGATCGCCTTTCTCAGTCGTGGTAGTATTGGCGGCGTAATCTTAACTTCCCTGTTTTTCGCTGCCCTTCGCAGTGGTGCCAATGTCATGCAACGCAGCGCCGGAGTTCCTGTCACCGTAGTTTATGCCATTCAAGGTTTAACCGTATTATTCATTGCCATCAGTCTCGCTATCGAAAAAAAAATCAACATCCAAACCCAAAAAGTTTAACCCTCCGCACTCCTCTGCGTTTAAAAATCAGCCTATGTTTTCTGACTACCTGATCGCCAGTTTACGCCTAACTGTACCCCTAGCCTTTGCAGCCCTTGGGGGGATGTACTCAGAACGCTCAGGAGTGCTAAATATTGCCTTAGAAGGGATGATGTTGACTGGTGCTTTTACCAGTGCGCTTGTTACTCTATATACTGGTAATCCCTGGCTAGGTGTAATAGCAGCATTGCTATCTGGTGGTTTAGTGGGTTTACTCCATGCTTTTTTGTGTGTATCTTTATACGTAGATCAATTAGTTTCTGGGTTAGCAATTAATTTAGTAGCGGCTGGCTTCACATCATTTTTGGCGCGGCTAGTGTTCCAAAGTAATAGCACCCAAAGATTACCAGGAATTACAGCTATAGTCATTCCTGGGTTAGCTCAGATTCCCATCTTCGGCCCGTTATTCTTCCAGCAAGATATACTTGTGTATCTATTGCTAGCTGTGGTAGCTGCAAGTATTTATATTTTATTTCATACCAGCTTCGGTCTCACTTTGCGGGCAGTGGGGGAATATCCCCAAGCTGCTGCTACTTCTGGGGTGTCTGTATCAATGGTGCGATATGGCGCTGTCATCCTCAGTGGCTGTCTTGCCAGTTTAGGGGGAGTATATCTAGCCCTAGTACAGATACAATTCTTTAGTGAAGGCATGAGTGCTGGTAAAGGATTTATTGCGATCGCGGCTGTGATCTTTGGCAGATGGCATCCTCTAGGTATTATGTTAG carries:
- a CDS encoding ABC transporter permease, with translation MITNNRAKFLLPILSPLIAIAFALIVGAILISLAGANPITAYTALFQESLSTYFGFGNTLTKMTPLLFTSLGVLVALRAGQFNIGGEGQIYLGALGSTLIGLYLPTLPAIIHIPLALCAGFLFGAVWGGIPGYLKAVRGINEVITTLLLNYIAINLVSYLVQNPLKAPAAPSPYSPLIAKSAQLPIILPQSLAHAGILLSLIAAGILWVLLVRSPLGYQITAVGFNPTTARYAGISVERTIMLVMSLAGGLAGLAGASEVMGLKYRLFEQVSPGYGFDAIAIAFLSRGSIGGVILTSLFFAALRSGANVMQRSAGVPVTVVYAIQGLTVLFIAISLAIEKKINIQTQKV
- a CDS encoding ABC transporter permease; this encodes MFSDYLIASLRLTVPLAFAALGGMYSERSGVLNIALEGMMLTGAFTSALVTLYTGNPWLGVIAALLSGGLVGLLHAFLCVSLYVDQLVSGLAINLVAAGFTSFLARLVFQSNSTQRLPGITAIVIPGLAQIPIFGPLFFQQDILVYLLLAVVAASIYILFHTSFGLTLRAVGEYPQAAATSGVSVSMVRYGAVILSGCLASLGGVYLALVQIQFFSEGMSAGKGFIAIAAVIFGRWHPLGIMLACLLFGATEALQLRIQSLGVNIPYQFLVMLPYAIALFALLGLAGKSIPPKGLGVPYLPENHQNN